In one Methanobrevibacter arboriphilus genomic region, the following are encoded:
- a CDS encoding DUF4422 domain-containing protein → MEMENNGNITIYVISHNIESIKMAKNDDLYTPLFVGAEKKDTLGFLADNTGDNISNKNKDYAELTGFYWMCKNSKSEIIGLNHYRRYLSKSKFGKLLNYEDITYFLKEHDLIIPKIYKNLDSLSNYENFTVLNINDPFVFAYDTTREIIREKTPEYLDAFDYVMKSNLTTHSNIFIGHKELMNRYADWIFPLLFELENRINLNDYPPRLMGYLTEIYFQVWIKHLDLKVKEVEPKFIGFNLNLSKFLAKNPLIRKFYEVFIIPYKKKRYITNYKKY, encoded by the coding sequence ATGGAAATGGAAAACAATGGGAATATCACAATTTATGTTATAAGTCATAATATTGAGAGTATTAAAATGGCTAAAAATGATGATTTATACACTCCTTTGTTTGTTGGTGCAGAAAAAAAAGATACTCTTGGATTTTTGGCAGATAATACTGGTGATAATATATCTAATAAAAATAAGGATTATGCCGAGTTAACTGGATTTTATTGGATGTGTAAAAATTCTAAAAGTGAGATTATAGGTTTAAATCATTATAGAAGATACTTATCTAAATCTAAATTTGGTAAATTGTTAAATTATGAGGATATAACTTATTTTTTAAAAGAACATGATTTAATAATACCTAAAATATATAAGAATCTTGATTCTTTATCTAACTATGAAAATTTCACAGTTCTTAACATTAATGACCCTTTTGTTTTTGCTTATGATACTACTCGTGAAATTATTAGAGAAAAAACCCCTGAATATTTGGATGCATTTGATTATGTAATGAAAAGTAATCTCACAACCCATAGTAATATTTTCATTGGACATAAAGAGTTAATGAATAGATATGCTGATTGGATTTTTCCTTTGCTTTTTGAGCTTGAAAACAGAATTAATCTCAATGATTATCCTCCAAGACTAATGGGATATTTAACTGAAATATATTTTCAAGTATGGATAAAACATTTAGATTTAAAAGTTAAAGAAGTTGAACCTAAATTTATTGGATTTAATTTGAATTTAAGCAAGTTCCTTGCGAAAAACCCACTTATAAGAAAATTTTATGAAGTTTTTATTATTCCTTATAAGAAAAAGAGATATATAACAAATTATAAAAAATATTAA
- a CDS encoding MnmC family methyltransferase, protein MKIYTLFMNNHLGFKKSDNITESKDIKKSSPIENFHEIINQYLLKEKETSNIKYRKELLKMVNEYIIKTDDGSYTINSPDFDGKVESMHNSNGAITESFEKFVKPFKHSYIQNNLIENGSDLESFHNFHNFSYEKDIAILDICSGLGYNSSAIIEEFLKNKGDNGVLSIDMVEISIETLAMGLLIPSPIKSHNFIKKAIESKLIDEDFAKLEIENSKIPENVDINIFCEDARKTVKNLKDNTYDAIFLDPYSPAMAPELCTVEFFEELKRIIKDNGIIATYTLAAGVRFAFVEAGFYIGEGPVFGRKSGGTIASLDINNISKNIPINDERTIALSDAGIPFRDPNLDFDSEKILENRNKERSLARHNYKISSAVQTPIFFGEDVSDEKLKRRILRNFNKVNIPDLKSKEAIYIIETQQYHDKKPTINFNSKDRIIKMNKRLLKVVNNEFYK, encoded by the coding sequence ATGAAAATATATACTCTATTTATGAATAATCATTTAGGTTTTAAAAAATCAGATAATATTACAGAATCAAAGGATATTAAGAAATCAAGTCCTATTGAAAATTTTCATGAAATAATCAATCAATACCTTTTAAAAGAAAAAGAAACTTCAAATATCAAATATAGAAAAGAACTTTTAAAAATGGTTAATGAGTATATAATCAAAACTGATGATGGATCATATACAATAAACTCTCCAGATTTTGATGGAAAAGTTGAAAGTATGCATAACTCAAATGGTGCTATTACAGAATCATTCGAAAAATTTGTCAAACCATTTAAACATAGCTATATTCAAAATAATTTAATAGAAAATGGTAGTGATTTAGAGAGTTTTCATAATTTTCATAATTTTTCTTATGAAAAAGATATAGCTATCTTAGATATATGTAGTGGTTTAGGATATAACTCATCAGCTATTATTGAAGAATTTTTGAAAAATAAGGGAGATAATGGGGTTCTTTCTATTGATATGGTAGAAATTTCTATTGAAACATTAGCTATGGGTCTTTTAATACCTTCTCCTATAAAGAGTCATAATTTTATTAAAAAGGCAATTGAATCTAAGCTTATTGATGAGGATTTTGCAAAACTAGAAATTGAAAATTCAAAAATCCCTGAAAATGTTGATATTAATATTTTCTGTGAAGATGCTCGTAAAACTGTAAAGAATTTAAAAGATAACACTTATGATGCAATTTTTTTAGATCCTTATTCACCAGCTATGGCTCCTGAATTGTGTACTGTTGAATTTTTTGAGGAGTTAAAAAGGATTATTAAAGACAATGGTATTATAGCTACTTATACTTTAGCTGCAGGAGTTCGTTTTGCTTTTGTTGAAGCTGGTTTTTATATTGGTGAAGGCCCTGTTTTTGGTAGAAAATCTGGTGGAACAATAGCTTCTTTAGATATTAATAATATTTCTAAAAATATTCCTATTAATGATGAGAGAACAATAGCTTTATCTGATGCAGGAATTCCTTTTCGTGATCCAAATTTAGACTTTGATAGTGAGAAAATTCTTGAAAATAGGAATAAAGAGCGATCATTAGCTAGACACAATTACAAAATCTCTTCAGCTGTTCAAACTCCAATATTTTTTGGGGAGGATGTTTCTGATGAAAAGTTAAAAAGAAGAATTCTTAGGAATTTTAATAAGGTGAATATTCCAGATTTAAAATCAAAAGAAGCAATTTATATTATAGAAACTCAACAATATCATGATAAAAAACCTACTATTAATTTTAATTCAAAAGATAGAATTATTAAAATGAATAAGAGACTTTTAAAGGTCGTTAATAATGAATTTTATAAATAA
- a CDS encoding glycosyltransferase, translated as MKVLHLTTFKKCGIADYFNYLIKEIDNIGNGEIVNDVFPVDVDWQKKSNFNQVSDYYNEFVKKSENYDLIHIQHEYHNFTGNYPKLKSLKLFNNILEKLKSKNVIVTFHSNPLPIIHNRVLSPIFKNYSYSQFFKNGNMKALVHNTISKEMYLKSGFDLNSIITIFHPTPNIIEEYPEKNMALKDEIYRKLNLNNDSIVLSIVGFIHKYKGYDDIIKLLTILPDNYKLIILGDKHPRGTDSYYNKLLNNISKNSLENRVFITGYYDEKDLSTFCDLIDIFLAPYSSKFTSGSGAIQIGVQSKKPTIAYDIESFKDLNKEFEPICLVKEGNIGELKDKIIKIADNNELKDYYIDQAKKYLLDNSYYRLAKQTIEIYNDFME; from the coding sequence ATGAAAGTATTACATTTAACAACTTTTAAGAAGTGTGGTATTGCAGATTATTTTAATTATTTGATAAAAGAAATTGACAACATTGGAAATGGGGAAATAGTAAATGATGTTTTTCCTGTAGATGTTGATTGGCAAAAAAAATCCAATTTTAATCAAGTTAGTGATTACTATAATGAATTTGTTAAAAAGTCTGAAAATTATGATTTAATTCATATTCAACATGAATATCATAATTTTACAGGAAATTATCCTAAATTAAAGAGTTTAAAATTATTTAATAATATTCTAGAGAAATTAAAAAGTAAAAATGTAATTGTTACATTTCATTCTAATCCTTTGCCTATTATTCATAATAGAGTACTTAGTCCAATTTTTAAAAATTATAGTTATAGTCAATTTTTTAAAAATGGAAATATGAAAGCTTTAGTTCACAATACTATTTCAAAAGAAATGTATTTAAAAAGTGGCTTTGATTTAAATTCAATTATAACTATATTTCATCCAACACCAAATATAATAGAAGAATATCCTGAAAAAAATATGGCCTTAAAAGATGAAATATATCGTAAACTTAATTTGAATAATGATTCAATTGTTTTATCGATTGTAGGATTTATTCATAAATATAAGGGCTATGATGATATAATTAAATTATTAACTATACTTCCTGATAATTATAAACTTATTATACTTGGAGATAAACATCCTAGAGGTACAGATAGTTATTATAATAAATTATTAAATAATATCAGTAAGAATTCTTTAGAAAATAGAGTTTTTATTACAGGCTATTATGATGAAAAAGATTTATCAACATTCTGTGATTTAATAGATATTTTTTTAGCTCCTTATTCAAGTAAATTCACTTCGGGATCAGGTGCTATACAAATAGGTGTTCAATCAAAAAAACCAACTATTGCCTATGATATTGAATCATTTAAAGATCTTAATAAAGAATTTGAACCTATATGTCTTGTGAAAGAAGGAAATATTGGAGAATTAAAAGATAAAATAATAAAAATTGCTGATAATAATGAATTAAAAGATTATTATATTGATCAGGCGAAAAAATATCTTTTAGATAATTCTTACTATAGATTAGCAAAACAAACTATTGAAATTTATAATGATTTTATGGAATAA
- the purC gene encoding phosphoribosylaminoimidazolesuccinocarboxamide synthase, which yields MSESKNLIYAGKAKDVYETEKQNEVIVAFRDDITAGDGEKKDNLKGKGHCNSLISSKLFEVLEENSVKTQYIQLIETGSMLSKKLEMIPLEVIARNIATGSLLKRFPFEENQKLDPPIIQMDYKNDEYHDPMLNDEITIALGIATQEELDEIKSITLKINKILSGFLKEKGILLVDFKLEFGKDEDGNIVLGDEISPDTCRYWDIETLETLDKDSFRQGQDNVMDIYDQVCSMIVDEKDIEKWGIQ from the coding sequence ATGAGTGAATCTAAAAATTTAATTTATGCTGGAAAAGCTAAAGATGTTTATGAAACTGAAAAACAAAATGAAGTTATTGTTGCTTTTAGAGATGATATTACAGCTGGAGATGGAGAAAAAAAAGATAATTTAAAAGGAAAAGGACATTGCAATTCATTAATATCTTCAAAACTTTTTGAAGTATTAGAAGAAAACAGTGTAAAAACCCAATATATCCAATTGATTGAAACCGGATCAATGTTATCTAAAAAATTAGAAATGATTCCTCTTGAAGTGATAGCTAGGAATATAGCTACTGGAAGTTTACTAAAAAGATTTCCATTTGAAGAAAATCAAAAGCTAGATCCTCCCATTATACAAATGGATTATAAAAATGATGAATATCATGACCCTATGTTAAATGATGAAATAACTATTGCTCTTGGAATAGCTACTCAAGAAGAATTAGATGAAATAAAAAGCATTACTCTTAAAATAAATAAAATTTTAAGTGGGTTCTTAAAAGAAAAAGGAATATTATTAGTAGATTTTAAGCTTGAATTTGGAAAAGATGAAGATGGAAATATTGTTTTAGGAGATGAAATTAGTCCAGATACATGTAGATACTGGGATATAGAAACCTTAGAAACTTTAGATAAGGATTCATTTAGACAAGGTCAAGATAATGTTATGGATATTTATGACCAAGTTTGTAGCATGATTGTTGATGAAAAAGATATAGAAAAATGGGGAATTCAATAA
- a CDS encoding FkbM family methyltransferase codes for MNKKIMSFAQGEEDLILFNFLDEVEKGFYVDVGANDPWVGSVTKLFYDLGWSGINVEPLPDMYEELCKDRSRDINVNMGAGSNEDELVLYVAGGLSTFDKDTSDKMVLGSVENKISVKIKTLTDIILENIDINNTEIHFCKIDVENFEKEVLLGIDFNLIRPWIFCIESTEPYTNINTHDQWENILFDNDYYLLTHEGVNRYYADKSKKKLFENKKTEDLNEKYDIFIALEKKSKLYNIINFVRKNLIFFTDLYYKIRFMKF; via the coding sequence ATGAATAAAAAAATAATGTCTTTTGCACAAGGAGAGGAAGATTTAATATTATTTAATTTTTTAGATGAAGTTGAAAAAGGTTTTTATGTTGATGTAGGTGCAAATGATCCTTGGGTTGGATCGGTTACTAAGCTTTTTTATGATTTGGGCTGGTCTGGTATTAATGTAGAACCTTTACCTGATATGTATGAAGAACTGTGTAAAGATAGATCAAGAGATATTAATGTTAATATGGGAGCAGGAAGTAATGAAGATGAATTAGTTTTGTATGTAGCTGGTGGGCTTTCTACTTTTGATAAAGATACTTCTGATAAAATGGTATTGGGAAGTGTTGAAAATAAGATTTCTGTAAAAATAAAAACATTAACAGACATTATTCTTGAAAATATTGATATAAATAATACTGAAATTCATTTTTGTAAAATTGATGTTGAAAACTTTGAGAAAGAAGTATTATTAGGGATTGATTTTAATTTAATCCGACCTTGGATATTTTGTATTGAATCAACAGAACCATATACTAACATAAATACCCATGATCAGTGGGAAAATATTCTATTTGATAATGATTATTATTTACTTACTCATGAGGGTGTTAATCGATATTATGCTGATAAAAGTAAAAAGAAATTATTTGAAAATAAAAAAACTGAAGATTTAAATGAGAAATATGATATATTCATAGCTTTAGAGAAAAAAAGTAAGCTTTATAATATTATTAACTTTGTTAGAAAGAATTTAATCTTTTTTACAGATTTGTATTATAAAATTAGGTTTATGAAATTTTAA
- a CDS encoding sugar phosphate nucleotidyltransferase — protein MPKTAGMILCGGFGKRLRPITEKIPKPLVEIKEDYTILDKQLFDFKNAGVEDVYLLTGFLNEKIKERFGNEYKGVNIHYVIEDEPLGTLNAIRLGMDEIKNDYEQCVIRNGDVVADLNLSKMIEQGEKSDYPFNIFITQMQSPYGIVETNGDRLVSFKEKPLLDYYINGGVYFSKGKLDFGDFKTGDIEKTLFPLMAKENQVGYYKEDGLFWMAIDTSKELETVRQEYENRTDKPWGYEKVLIYTEKYLTKELFIKEGFQTSFHFHEKKDETMYIISGAGYIEFNDKKEYFGKNDTIRIEPHIEHSIVATENTVLHEVSTPFLNDTIRINDFYNR, from the coding sequence ATGCCGAAAACTGCAGGAATGATTCTTTGTGGTGGTTTTGGTAAGCGTCTGAGACCTATTACTGAAAAAATCCCAAAACCACTTGTTGAAATCAAAGAAGATTACACTATCTTAGATAAACAGCTGTTTGATTTTAAAAATGCTGGTGTTGAGGATGTTTATCTTTTAACTGGATTTTTAAATGAAAAAATAAAAGAAAGATTTGGTAATGAGTATAAAGGTGTTAATATTCATTATGTTATTGAGGATGAGCCTCTTGGAACTTTAAATGCAATTCGCCTTGGTATGGATGAAATTAAGAACGATTATGAACAATGTGTTATTCGTAATGGTGATGTTGTAGCTGATTTAAATCTTTCCAAGATGATTGAACAAGGTGAAAAGTCTGATTATCCATTTAACATTTTCATAACTCAAATGCAATCACCGTATGGAATTGTTGAAACAAATGGAGATAGATTAGTTTCATTTAAAGAGAAACCTCTTTTGGATTATTACATCAATGGAGGAGTTTATTTTTCCAAGGGAAAACTTGATTTTGGAGATTTTAAAACAGGTGATATAGAAAAAACACTTTTTCCTTTAATGGCAAAAGAAAACCAAGTTGGATATTATAAAGAAGATGGTTTATTTTGGATGGCGATAGACACTTCTAAAGAACTAGAAACAGTTAGACAAGAATATGAAAATCGTACTGATAAACCTTGGGGATATGAAAAAGTTCTAATCTATACAGAAAAATATTTAACTAAAGAACTCTTTATAAAAGAAGGATTTCAAACCAGCTTCCATTTTCATGAAAAAAAGGATGAAACCATGTATATAATCTCAGGTGCAGGTTATATAGAGTTTAATGATAAAAAAGAATACTTTGGCAAAAACGACACAATAAGAATAGAACCTCATATTGAACATTCTATCGTAGCTACTGAAAACACAGTACTCCACGAAGTTTCAACACCATTCTTAAACGATACCATAAGAATCAATGACTTTTATAATAGATAA
- the purS gene encoding phosphoribosylformylglycinamidine synthase subunit PurS, with protein sequence MIFNVEVKISLKKGMLNPESSTIERALDLLGYKVKNTDTIDIITFQIEEKNEEKVLEEVDDMCQRLLCNPVIHDYEITINS encoded by the coding sequence ATGATATTCAATGTTGAAGTTAAAATCTCACTAAAAAAAGGAATGTTAAATCCAGAAAGTTCAACAATAGAAAGAGCACTAGATTTACTTGGATATAAAGTAAAAAATACTGACACAATTGATATTATTACTTTTCAAATAGAGGAAAAAAATGAAGAAAAGGTTTTAGAAGAAGTTGATGATATGTGTCAGAGGCTACTTTGCAATCCTGTAATTCATGATTATGAAATAACTATAAATAGCTAA
- the glmS gene encoding glutamine--fructose-6-phosphate transaminase (isomerizing), with translation MCGIVGCVLKNRKVAPILLESIGKLEYRGYDSVGISTVDQNGIHLKKGSGKIKEVNEKIDLGELPGTTGIAHVRWATHGIPSTENSHPHTDNEGNISVVHNGIIENFSEIRESLEKEGYIFKSQTDTEIIPILIEKNMNKGLNLEDAVNESLKIIKGSYAIGVISKDNPNEIIGARNDSPLIIGVGDGDYFIASDATAIINHTKNVIYVDNGELVILNSEGVVVKDSKGNVVDKDIDVIDWDAEMAQKEGYDYFMLKEIHEQDSAIRDTLSEKDKIAEIISNLDGINRICFVACGTSFHASLTGKYLIESMSGISTDVILASEFKYSANTLDENTLVIFISQSGETADTLKALKVAKKTSKTLAIVNVLGSSATREADFVIYTRAGPEIGVAATKTYISQLVCIYMFAAILADNKELLNTLNEVPDYISEVLSKEDVIKDIASKYSDVNDFFFIGRGLSYPTALEGALKLKEITYIHGEGYAAGELKHGPLALIDDDVPVVVVLPPGDNYKKTVSNLEEVKARGAHVIVIGSCENDFIKTEVEDSFCINDKVKEIIAPLLYVIPLQLLSYYISVERGLDPDKPKNLAKCVTVE, from the coding sequence ATGTGCGGAATTGTTGGATGTGTATTAAAAAATAGAAAAGTAGCTCCAATTCTTTTAGAATCTATTGGTAAGCTTGAATATAGAGGTTATGATTCTGTGGGAATTTCAACAGTTGATCAAAATGGTATTCACTTAAAAAAAGGTTCTGGTAAAATTAAAGAGGTGAATGAAAAAATTGATCTTGGAGAACTACCTGGAACTACAGGAATAGCTCATGTTAGATGGGCAACTCATGGAATACCAAGCACAGAAAATTCACATCCCCACACTGATAATGAAGGGAATATATCAGTTGTTCACAATGGAATTATTGAAAATTTTAGTGAGATTAGAGAATCTCTTGAAAAAGAAGGTTATATATTCAAATCTCAAACAGATACTGAAATTATACCAATTTTAATTGAAAAAAATATGAATAAAGGGCTTAATTTAGAAGATGCAGTAAATGAATCTCTTAAAATTATAAAAGGATCTTATGCCATTGGGGTAATATCTAAAGATAATCCTAATGAAATAATAGGTGCAAGAAATGACAGTCCATTGATCATTGGTGTTGGAGACGGGGATTATTTCATTGCTTCTGATGCTACAGCTATTATAAATCATACTAAAAATGTTATTTATGTTGATAATGGGGAATTAGTCATTTTAAATAGTGAAGGTGTTGTTGTTAAAGATTCTAAGGGAAATGTAGTTGATAAGGATATTGATGTAATTGATTGGGATGCAGAAATGGCTCAAAAAGAAGGCTATGACTATTTCATGCTTAAAGAAATTCATGAACAAGATTCTGCTATTAGAGATACACTTTCTGAAAAAGATAAAATTGCTGAAATAATATCTAATTTAGATGGGATTAATAGAATTTGTTTTGTAGCTTGTGGTACTTCTTTTCATGCTTCATTAACTGGAAAATATTTAATTGAATCCATGTCAGGGATTTCTACTGATGTTATTCTTGCTTCAGAGTTTAAATATTCTGCTAATACTTTAGATGAAAATACTCTTGTTATTTTCATTAGCCAATCTGGTGAAACTGCAGATACTCTTAAAGCTTTAAAGGTAGCTAAAAAGACATCAAAAACTCTTGCAATTGTGAATGTACTTGGAAGTTCAGCAACTCGTGAAGCAGATTTTGTTATATATACTAGAGCAGGGCCTGAAATTGGTGTTGCTGCAACAAAAACATATATAAGTCAGTTAGTATGTATATATATGTTTGCAGCTATTTTAGCAGATAATAAAGAGCTTTTGAATACTTTAAACGAAGTTCCTGATTATATTTCTGAAGTTTTATCTAAAGAGGATGTTATAAAAGATATAGCTTCTAAATATAGTGATGTTAATGATTTTTTCTTCATTGGTCGAGGCTTATCCTATCCAACAGCATTAGAAGGGGCTCTTAAACTAAAAGAAATAACTTATATTCATGGAGAAGGATATGCTGCAGGAGAACTTAAACATGGTCCTTTAGCATTAATTGATGATGATGTTCCAGTTGTTGTTGTTTTACCTCCTGGAGATAATTATAAAAAAACTGTTAGCAACTTAGAAGAGGTTAAAGCTCGTGGAGCTCATGTAATAGTTATTGGTTCATGTGAAAACGATTTTATAAAAACAGAAGTTGAAGATTCATTTTGTATTAATGATAAAGTAAAAGAAATTATCGCACCACTTTTATATGTTATTCCTTTACAGTTATTATCTTATTATATTAGTGTAGAAAGAGGCTTAGATCCAGATAAACCTAAAAACTTAGCTAAATGTGTAACTGTTGAATAA
- the glf gene encoding UDP-galactopyranose mutase, whose translation MLYDYLIVGSGFFGSVFAYEVGKLGKSCLVIEKRDHVGGNVFTENLNGINVHKYGAHIFHTNDKEVWDYLNQFAEFNRYTNSPVAIYKDELYNLPFNMNTFYKMWGCKTPEEAKKIIEKQRNNENVQNPKNLEEQAINLVGRDIYAKLVKGYTEKQWGKKCSELPSFIIKRLPVRFTYDNNYFNDKYQGIPIGGYTQIIEKLLKNVKVKLNTNFFTDREKWENIANKIVYTGMIDKYYGYCYGKLEYRSLKFESEIKNIENFQGNAVINYTENKIPYTRIIEHKHFENTKTNKTIITKEYPIKYKENEEPYYPINDDKNSKIYKKYEKLAKNEENIIFGGRLAKYKYYDMWETIKEALKTAKNEIN comes from the coding sequence GTGTTATATGATTATTTGATTGTTGGTTCTGGGTTTTTTGGATCGGTTTTTGCTTATGAGGTGGGTAAGTTAGGGAAGAGTTGCTTGGTTATTGAGAAAAGGGATCATGTTGGGGGGAATGTTTTTACTGAAAATTTGAATGGTATTAATGTTCATAAATATGGTGCTCATATTTTCCATACTAATGATAAAGAAGTTTGGGACTATTTAAATCAATTTGCTGAGTTTAATAGATATACAAATTCTCCAGTAGCTATTTATAAAGATGAATTATATAATCTTCCTTTTAATATGAATACTTTCTATAAGATGTGGGGTTGTAAGACTCCTGAAGAAGCTAAAAAAATAATTGAAAAACAAAGAAATAATGAGAATGTTCAAAATCCGAAGAATTTAGAAGAACAAGCTATTAATCTTGTTGGAAGAGATATTTATGCAAAATTAGTTAAAGGCTACACTGAGAAACAATGGGGTAAAAAATGTAGTGAACTTCCCTCTTTTATTATAAAACGACTTCCTGTTAGATTCACATATGATAATAACTATTTTAATGATAAATATCAGGGAATACCAATTGGAGGATACACACAAATAATAGAAAAACTATTAAAAAATGTGAAAGTTAAATTAAACACGAATTTTTTCACAGATAGGGAAAAGTGGGAGAATATAGCTAATAAAATTGTCTACACTGGAATGATTGATAAATATTATGGTTACTGTTATGGTAAACTTGAATATAGATCTTTAAAATTCGAATCTGAAATAAAAAATATTGAAAACTTCCAAGGAAATGCAGTTATAAACTATACTGAAAATAAAATTCCTTATACACGAATAATTGAACACAAACACTTTGAAAACACAAAAACAAATAAAACAATCATAACAAAAGAATATCCAATTAAATATAAAGAAAATGAAGAACCATACTACCCTATAAACGATGATAAAAACTCTAAAATTTACAAAAAATATGAAAAATTAGCTAAAAATGAAGAAAACATAATTTTCGGAGGAAGATTAGCAAAATACAAATACTACGACATGTGGGAAACAATAAAAGAAGCTCTAAAAACAGCAAAAAATGAAATAAACTAA